In Zea mays cultivar B73 chromosome 7, Zm-B73-REFERENCE-NAM-5.0, whole genome shotgun sequence, the following proteins share a genomic window:
- the LOC100193693 gene encoding uncharacterized protein LOC100193693: MEAVVRKVQQRVRKAREEMDQWDDLNTRLLSQFSNAAAVISRLQALGEDKNYGPLRAVPNIRVDLIGNQMEVLELIFVKIRETLEKFNDVVKALNKALRDTKQMVRGGSALTAKQMQLQVGILPSIAECLDGFQTLCEMHHDEFTLKSSAISLLTWKTCSSDIAVLRQLLVDQPNIPKDEVQSIFDIIFADEIC; the protein is encoded by the exons ATGGAGGCGGTGGTGCGGAAGGTGCAGCAGCGGGTGAGGAAGGCGCGGGAGGAGATGGATCAGTGGGATGACCTCAACACTCGGCTCCTCTCCCAATTCTCCAATGCTGCCGCGGTCATCTCTCGCCTTCAG GCCCTTGGAGAGGACAAGAATTATGGCCCCTTGCGTGCTGTACCCAACATCAGAGTGGACCTCATTGGGAACCAGATGGAGGTTCTGGAGCTCATTTTCGTTAAAATTAGGGAGACACT GGAGAAGTTCAATGACGTCGTGAAAGCTTTAAATAAGGCTCTGCGTGATACCAAGCAGATGGTGAGAGGCGGGTCGGCACTCACGGCGAAACAGATGCAGTTACAAGTTGGAATTTTGCCATCGATTgcagaatgcttggatggattTCAAACATTATGTGAAATGCACCATGATGA GTTTACGCTAAAATCATCAGCTATCTCCTTGCTGACTTGGAAGACATG TTCCAGTGACATTGCTGTACTACGCCAACTCTTAGTAGACCAGCCAAACATTCCAAAAGATGAAG TCCAATCCATATTCGACATTATATTTGCAGATGAAATTTGTTGA